The Sorangiineae bacterium MSr11954 DNA segment CCGGTCGTAACGTCGTAAAAGAGCTTCGGGTTTTGCCAAATGAACGAACCGTTGTAACCCGCCTTGCCCGTGAGAACGAAGATCGCCGCCACGATGGGCGTGGCCGCGCTCGTTCCTCCCACGATGGCCCAACCGGAACCACCAGACGGGACGCCGTACGAGTTGTACACGGCGGCGCCCGTCGCGGGATCGCCCACGGCCGAAATGTCCGCCACGGTTTTCTTTGCGCAGTCGGGGCCATCGTTTGCCCATTTGGGTTTCGCGATATGCGTGCTGCAGCCGCTGCCGGCCCTCGACCACGCGCCCTCCACCCACCCGCGCGGGTTGGTGCTCGAGCGAACGAGCCGGGTGCCGCCGATGCCGATCACATTCACGCCCGACGCCGGATAGGACGTGCCCTCCTCGAACGCGTTGTCGCCGGAGGCTGCGAAGATGCCGACCCCTGGGTGATTCGAATAGTAGAGCGCGTCGGCCTCCTCGATGGAACCGACGCCGCCCTCGCTGTCATCGCCCAGTTCGGGCCCGCCATAACTGTTCGACACGACGGCCGCGCCCATTCGAACGGCCGTATTGACGGCCATGCCCAAATCCCGGAGCGTGGGCGCGTCGCCCTCCACCAAGAGGAGATTGCACGCCGGGCACATGGCGCTCGCCACGTCCAAATCGAGCGCAATCTCACCGCCCCACCCCACGTCGGGAGCAGGCAGCGGCGAGGGCGCGCCGTTTTGATTCACCTTTTTGAAGCAACCGTTCGCCGTCGTGCACGGCGGAAGTCCATATTGCTTGCGATAGACATCCAAGTCTGCTTCGGCGTTGGGGTTATCGTACGCATCGACGATGGCAATCGTGCCCGTGCGCGTCCCCGACGAGGGCACGTGGTAGGCCTCGCTCAAATCCTGTGCGCCAAGCCCCCTTGGTGCGGCGTACGCCAACCGCTGGCCCGCTTCATCGGTTCGCAACTTGGCAAAGCATCGAACTGTGCCGGGCCGAGGGGCACCGTTCGGTGCAGGGCACGAGTCGCGGAAAGGAACTCGCGGAACGGCTTCGAGGGCCGCGATATCGGCCTCCGAAACGCCGCCCGACGCCGTATCGGTGAGCAGCGATGCGGCGGTGTCTGCCTTCTCGGCGCCCTCGCTTCGCTCGCCCTTTTCGCTCTTCTGGCCCGCCAGCGCGTGCTCGTTCGTCGAACAGGCCATGGCGATGGACGCCAAAAGCGGCAACGCCAGCCACGCGCGCCGTCCGGTCCCCCTCGTATTTTTCATTCGTTTCGCTCGCTTTGTGGACTCCGGCCTACGGCCTCCATGAGCCTTCGGCTCGCTCGCGTACTCCATCGGTTCGATGACCACACGAGCGACTCGGGGCCCGCAAAGCGCGAGCGTCCCCCACATGGCCCCTTACGCGAGCGCAACCGCGGAGGGGCTCTGTGCGATCCGGCCGAGCCGAGGCATGATTTCGTCCGATGGAGCCCGGCTTCGAGATCGACGTCGATGAAAAGCACGCCATCCTCCGCATCCGCGGATGGGGCGTTTGGCCACGCGCGTTGGCCGAGTCGTATCGCGAGGCCATGATCCGCGCGATGGCGCGGCTGCGTCATCGAAGGTGGGCCGTTCTATCGAACCGTACAGGCCCCCACGTTCAATCGGAGGAGGTCGCGGAGATCGTTCGCGACATCATGGCGCGCGCCTCGGCTGCCGGCCGGGTGCGAACGGCGCTCGTGGTCGACAGCCCCACCACCTTGCTTCAATGGCGCCGCATCTACCGCGGCAACGAAGGCGTGCAGCGCCCTTTCTCCGATGAGGCCAGCGCCATGGCGTGGCTCAAATCCGAAGCGCAAAAGGATCTCGCCGGGAGGTAAAGCCGCGGCTCACGCTATACAAAGCGGCTCACGCCGTACGAAGCGGCTCACGCCGTACGAAGCGGCGGCGCGCGCCTTATGCTGGAAACGGCTGCAGAAGGAGCACCGACGGCGCACGGCGCGCGCCGTTCGACTCGACCCAGGCCGCCGCCCCCAGAAGCGCGAGCCCCGCTCCGGCCAAGCCATTCATCAAACCGGGGGTGGCGATGCCCAACGGATCGCCAGGTAAAAAGCCGGTGCGTGAAGCGCGATCGACGATGGCCGCGTAGGCGCGCGCGAGCTCGGCTTCGCCGAAGGCCGGCGCCGCTGGGGTGCCGGCCACGAGGCGGAGCAGCTCGAGGTTCCCGAGATCGCCGTGGCAGAGGCCATCGTTGCCCACGCCGTGAAATTCCTCGGCGCCAAAGCCGCCGTGCAGGATCGTGGCGCGGATGCTGGTGCACAGCTCGTCGTCCACCTGCTGCGTCCGCAGCGACTCGCGGATGCCGAGCCGCGCGAGCCCGATGCCCGGCGCCCCCTGGCACCAGCCGGTCATGAAGCTGCGCTCGGCCGCGCACACGTCGCCCGCCCGCACATCGCCCGCCCGCACATCGGCCCAGTCGCCCTCGGCCGGATCGAACAGGCGCTCCTCGAACGCCAGCGCGGACACCAGCGCCCGAGGGATGCGCGGATCGTGGGAGACGGCGTTCCATCGCGCGAGCGCCAGCGCGATACCGCTCGCGCCGTGGCCCATGCCCGCGAGCGGACGCGAGGCCGCGCGAACGGGCCAGCCGCCCACGTGCACTTCGGCGATCCGGCGCGGCGCCGCCGACGCCAGGATTTGCGTTTCGAGCAGACGATCGACGGCCGACCGCGCCGCGGCGCGCACATCGACCAAGTCGCGGACGGAGAGCACCGCGAGGAGCGCGCCCGCCGATCCGCCGATGACGTCGATGTGAGGATCATGCGCGCTGCGGTACCGCATCCACGCGACCAGTCCCTCGATGGCCGGAACCCAACGGTGATGCCCCACGAGGCGCACCAGATTGCCCAAGAAGTACAGCGCGCCCCCGAGTCCATCGAAGGCGCCGATCGGCATATCGCTATGGTACGGATCGATGGACGCAAAGGCCTCGGGATCGACGGTGAGCGGCGCGAGGCCCGCCACGATTTGGTCGCCGATGCGCTCCGCCGTCCGCAGCGCCGCGATGTTCGAGCCCCGGCGGCCGAGGACCGCCAGAAAGAGCCCGATCCCCGCCAGGCCCGCGTACAGATCGGCCCCGACCGAGCCCGGAGTCCAGACGCCCTCGTCGAGGTTCTTCGCGGCCATCCAGCCGATCTTGCGCGCCCGATCCACGCGCTTCGCCAGCAAGACCGCGCCGATGCGCCGGGCCGCCTCGTCGAGCTCGGGCGCTCGAATGGACCTCGACGTGGACATGGGGCCGGGCTCGGGCCGCCGCACGTTCGGCGGATCGAAGCACGCCAGGGTGAGCTCGATGGCGTCGCACTGCCGCTGCAAATCGTCGCTCGAGAGCTCACGAAGGCGCCGCGCGATCGCGTCGAGCGGGCGCTCCGGCAAAAAATCGGGGACGCGATCGCCGCCCGAGAGGATCACGTCGCGCGCCTCGGGGCAAAAGGTGAAGAGCGGAACGTCGCCGGACTCCATTTGCCGAATTTCGTCCTCCACGATGCGCGCCATGTCCGGCACGTGATCGCGGGAAAAGAGTCGGTCCAGGCCGATCGCTCGATCCATGGCGCCGCGCAGAAAGTCGGGGTGGAACGAGTTACTCCGAACGCGCTCGTAATACAGGATCGGGCGCA contains these protein-coding regions:
- a CDS encoding S8 family serine peptidase, yielding MKNTRGTGRRAWLALPLLASIAMACSTNEHALAGQKSEKGERSEGAEKADTAASLLTDTASGGVSEADIAALEAVPRVPFRDSCPAPNGAPRPGTVRCFAKLRTDEAGQRLAYAAPRGLGAQDLSEAYHVPSSGTRTGTIAIVDAYDNPNAEADLDVYRKQYGLPPCTTANGCFKKVNQNGAPSPLPAPDVGWGGEIALDLDVASAMCPACNLLLVEGDAPTLRDLGMAVNTAVRMGAAVVSNSYGGPELGDDSEGGVGSIEEADALYYSNHPGVGIFAASGDNAFEEGTSYPASGVNVIGIGGTRLVRSSTNPRGWVEGAWSRAGSGCSTHIAKPKWANDGPDCAKKTVADISAVGDPATGAAVYNSYGVPSGGSGWAIVGGTSAATPIVAAIFVLTGKAGYNGSFIWQNPKLFYDVTTGNNASRWFDAGLVCPRGSYLCNARVGFDGPTGWGSPNTALLLEAGGVGGSDGGGAAGLDAGAGKADAGVKKDAPTLADASTGTKNDSDPESKIAPAAKSESSGCSCVVVGKGKNAIPLSVVVAMIAMLVAARRRRSDRPI
- the lanM gene encoding type 2 lantipeptide synthetase LanM codes for the protein MNPHRHKPQANGEPRVLDARLGPAPAWFHLAVAASAEPLEPDGTDPDEVDLFSVVAPLIMRAQRVLLAKLEPLVARAPAPLLPLFGLVNAPPAARIWEALHKTLFLELEAAERRGQIHEESTEGRLAELAVALEDPRARQLFWAEYPVLIRYVVTLLDQWVRRAAEVAQRLVDDWDALLAAGLLPDPPGLLLDLAVEQGDVRRDGQSAAVATFENAKLVYKPRSLGAERAVNRLLDWFNARGLAYDLRGLRVLDRGGYGWTEFLAHEPCTDEALLPAFHWRAGAMLSLLHVLGGIEFHRENLIAQGAYPVAIDCEALCHLPTPHAPGVSPAKDSDPVGSFLEQSVVRVGLLPDPMLYQDEQSRWRRADISALAGEFRIRDERGEVGEAHLLPPESSPTAFIRDVVDGFEAGYRALVQGRDEWLGPGGLLEGLRGAELRLVLRPILYYERVRSNSFHPDFLRGAMDRAIGLDRLFSRDHVPDMARIVEDEIRQMESGDVPLFTFCPEARDVILSGGDRVPDFLPERPLDAIARRLRELSSDDLQRQCDAIELTLACFDPPNVRRPEPGPMSTSRSIRAPELDEAARRIGAVLLAKRVDRARKIGWMAAKNLDEGVWTPGSVGADLYAGLAGIGLFLAVLGRRGSNIAALRTAERIGDQIVAGLAPLTVDPEAFASIDPYHSDMPIGAFDGLGGALYFLGNLVRLVGHHRWVPAIEGLVAWMRYRSAHDPHIDVIGGSAGALLAVLSVRDLVDVRAAARSAVDRLLETQILASAAPRRIAEVHVGGWPVRAASRPLAGMGHGASGIALALARWNAVSHDPRIPRALVSALAFEERLFDPAEGDWADVRAGDVRAGDVCAAERSFMTGWCQGAPGIGLARLGIRESLRTQQVDDELCTSIRATILHGGFGAEEFHGVGNDGLCHGDLGNLELLRLVAGTPAAPAFGEAELARAYAAIVDRASRTGFLPGDPLGIATPGLMNGLAGAGLALLGAAAWVESNGARRAPSVLLLQPFPA